A single window of Pyrus communis chromosome 10, drPyrComm1.1, whole genome shotgun sequence DNA harbors:
- the LOC137746847 gene encoding B3 domain-containing transcription factor VRN1-like, with protein MASLLPETDRARPTFSATTPHFFKIIPNDASRYTKLRIPKKFVNKYGENISNPILLKLPSGVEWEIQVRNCNGDIWFDKGWPEFSEFYSLDYGDSLVFRYEGNSIFHVCIFDRSATEIEYPLPFPEVEETDEDDDESVEVLEDFPSCPRTRQKSPLPCPLPRMKKRISTSSGKIFGNKSSSRRHPLTKNEKSIALQRCIDFKSEKPHFKLLLPSLFFFLKILPSEFAKRHLMQQPTGSAILCVPDGGNWRVKFTYANQISRFLCGWLAFVGDNDLRVGDVCVFILIKDIPLSFEVVFYRGRYKMGKINGRHVSQRPCTSSLSASEVANKSKISDQVAQRPSCLKASRVLETANKFIPKNPFFRATVRSPSKPMYVPAEFAKRLKLQKKQTAALRVGEQLWPVNIIGYNNEGNRHSHISGGWRVFAEENRLRKGDVCTFELIEINDIVLKIHIFRS; from the exons ATGGCTTCTCTTCTTCCGGAAACTGATCGTGCACGGCCAACATTTTCGGCTACCACTCCACATTTTTTCAAGATCATCCCGAATGACGCTTCTAGATACACAAAACTT AGGATTCCGAAGAAATTTGTGAATAAATATGGAGAAAATATATCAAATCCAATACTTCTTAAGCTTCCAAGTGGTGTAGAATGGGAAATCCAAGTAAGAAATTGTAATGGTGACATTTGGTTTGACAAGGGTTGGCCGGAATTCTCTGAGTTTTACTCTCTTGATTATGGAGACTCTCTAGTTTTCCGCTACGAAGGGAATTCCATATTTCATGTTTGCATATTTGATAGAAGTGCCACGGAGATTGAGTATCCATTACCATTTCCGGAGGTGGAAGAAactgatgaagatgatgatgaatcCGTTGAGGTTTTGGAGGATTTTCCATCCTGCCCAAGAACAAGGCAGAAATCTCCGTTGCCATGTCCTCTGCCTCGCATGAAAAAGAGAATAAGCACTTCTTCAGGTAAAATATTCGGAAACAAAAGCTCTTCAAGGAGGCATCCATtgaccaaaaatgaaaaatctatAGCTCTTCAGAGATGcattgatttcaaatctgaAAAGCCTCACTTC AAATTACTTTTgccttctttgtttttctttttgaagatTTTGCCTTCAGAGTTTGCCAAGAGGCATCTTATGCAGCAACCAACTGGTAGCGCCATCCTTTGTGTTCCGGATGGAGGAAATTGGCGTGTTAAATTCACATATGCAAATCAAATATCTCGGTTCTTGTGTGGTTGGCTGGCGTTTGTAGGAGATAATGATTTGAGAGTTGGTGATGTGTGTGTCTTTATCTTGATTAAGGACATTCCACTCTCGTTTGAAGTTGTCTTTTACCGTG GCAGGTACAAAATGGGGAAGATTAATGGCCGGCATGTTAGTCAGAGGCCTTGCACTTCATCTTTGAGTGCTTCTGAAGTTGCCAACAAGTCAAAGATTTCTGATCAGGTTGCTCAAAGGCCTTCATGTTTGAAGGCTTCAAGGGTTCTTGAAACTGCTAACAAGTTCATCCCAAAAAATCCTTTTTTTAGAGCCACTGTGCGGTCACCATCCAAGCCAATG TATGTACCAGCCGAGTTTGCCAAGAgattaaaattacaaaagaagcAAACTGCAGCTCTTCGGGTCGGAGAGCAATTGTGGCCTGTTAATATAATTGGTTACAACAATGAGGGAAACAGACATTCGCACATTTCTGGTGGGTGGCGTGTATTTGCAGAGGAAAATCGTTTGAGAAAAGGAGATGTATGCACATTTGAGCTGATCGAGATAAATGACATTGTGCTgaaaattcatattttcagAAGTTGA